The sequence TTCAGAAACGGACTGCGTCACGAGATAGCGATTTCCCTAGCAAGTCAAGGCGGTCTCACCTACGCGCAGACATTGAGCAGAGCCCTCACTATTGAGTCATTGTTGccaagggagaaaggaaaaTCCCCCGAACAGTTTGGATTTGTACCATCTCAAGATGGTAGTaagggaaagagaaaatggaatgaagggaCTGGTGGAAACattggaaatgggaagaaaccatggaCGGCAAATCAAAATCAGAATCAACATCAGAACCCACAACCTCAAGCAATAGTTCAAACTCCTTGCCCAAAATGTCAAAAACTCCATCCGGGAGAATGTCTGAAAGGAATGAACGTCTGCTATAACTGCGGAGAGGCCGGGCATTATGTCTCGACATGCCCAAAGAAGGGAGGAGGAGCACCCCAACAACAAAATCCTGGAAACCAACAACGACAAAACCAAGGTCCTAGAGGAAATCAGAACCAACCACGATacgctagggcctatgcccttaaccaacACCGAGCAGCAGGAGATCacggaaacctggcaggtacgATTAATGTTTTCGACATGTCGATTATAGCTCTATTCAATATTGGAGTATCCTATTCTTCCATTTCATATGTTGCTTGTAAGAAATTAGAATTTACGCTATAATCGTCCGTAACAACGATAAAAGTTAGTACAACTGACGATGAAAGACTGCTACTAAGGACGTCACCGCGAACTCAGAGCTCGATATAGGCGCCGAAACATTTTGACATACTTACATGTTATTCCTATGATAGAAATTGACGCAATCCTCGAATTGGTTGACTTACTCAAGTCAGCGCCACGATACTTTTAACAAGAGAAAGATCcctcttcaatcttcaggagaGGACGAGACAAGTTTCCACGACATAACGACGTACCAGAGTTTGAGGAAAATTTTCTAGTTTGCTAAACGATGTCGCGCTGTTAGGGAATTAAGTACGTATATGATTTAGTGCCGCACAAGAGTTGAGTGGAATGAAAGTCTAGTATCCAAACTAGATgacccagatatgcaatttcgaggacgaaatttttataaggagggaggaatgtaacaccccgcctatttatattaaatttagaatttttttaaaacttagattaagatgattcacgccggatataaagaaaataaatttatttttaattccaacaaaaatgatttacaaaaaaacatttgtaaatttagttattgaatttatatgcattgcatatttatttaatttagcattcaagtattttcacgagctatttatttagcgaaccctgaagtattattacagtcCCGGTATTTTATCTTGAGGGATTTTATTAGTTCAATCAACACCCCATCTCACACCATACCCTATGTTCCTAATAGCCACCgtatatcatgattatttttttatacatgtCTTATATGCAGACAATTAAATCAATTCATATCTTATCAAATTCTTTTGCTTCCACTTTCTTTTGCTTCCACTCTCTTTTGTTTCcactttattttgtttttatgcTGTCAAATTCCACTTAGCAAATCAGCCAAGCTCTCCCTCACTTATTCCACCAAAATATTTTCGCAAGGCCCCTTCACCAAATTTTTCAATCTGCAGCAAGCTTCTTTCTACAGCAATAAGAATCTAAGTTCTTTTCCTTCTTGATTGTGCAGTAACAACTCCCTAGCAAAGCAAAGAGCTTCAaaggttcaatttttttttaaaccataCACTGCATATCTCTCTCAAATTCTTTACTCTCAAATTCTTTACTCTGCTGAGCTTTTCATCTAAACAATTCATAGCATACAACTCCAGTAAAACCAACACATTCACAAGCATATATGTATGGaccttgtatatatatatatatatatatatatatatatatatatatatattcatgtgtATAGATTTCAGAATTTACAAATCTTTTACTTTTAAAGAATAGATTTGTTTGAAACAAATTCAAGCTTTGaaccgtgtgtgtgtgtgttgggttGAGCGGTGCCGGGATGGCGGCGTGCTCGCTGCCGGCCATCCGGCCGTATAAGAGAGGGCAGGCGGCAGTAGTGGCCTGGCAGCTGCTGCCTGTCGAAGCCAGGAGttgagagagcagagggagTTCAGGGAGGCGATGGCGTTTTCGTTGTCgccaaggaggagagagagCAGGGGGAGAGATCGGTAGTGGaagagggaggccagggcgcggcAGCCTTGCTGTTGCTGTCGTCCGACCACGGACGGGGGGGGAGTTCAGGTGGCTGGTCATTGTAGTCGCCGGGCTGATTCCatgagatttgagagagagacgatGGAGGTGGAGAGCTCGGCGGCTATAGCTGCTGTTGCTCGGCCACGGTCGGAGGTAGAGGAGAGTCGGAGTCggcggacggcggtggtggccgtCTGTTGTGCTCGCTGGAGACCGAAGAGGGCAGCGACCGTGGCTCGCTGCGGCCGCCGGAGGTAGAACCGCGGTGGCGGGTTTGGCGtgaagagggagagagtgagATATGTGATTGTGTGCGTCTGTGTGTGAGAGGCGAGAGATGGGGGAGAGGGGAGTCAGGGGACGGCGGAGGCGGCGCTACTACCGCCGCCGGAAAAGAAGAAAGGGGGGGAGAGGTTGCCGCTGCGCAGCTGCTtcatgtgtgtgtgagtgtgaccGAGAGAGAGTGAAAATTTTTTtgtatgcgtgtgtgtgtgtgtgcggctgGGGGGGGGAAAGAAAAAGGGCTAGAGTGTGGGCTAGGGCTTGGTTGGGGAGTGGGCTTCAGTGTTGGGCCGGGTTTTAATTAGTGTTGGGCtgcgattttattttaaaagcttGAGccgattttatttgttttattttcagttgggccatgattttttttaaataaatttgttgggccttattttatttaaggactttggactgccttcaattaattaaatttggctgtcttattttttttaattaattgaactattattagtttgattaatttatttaaaggataatttttataataatattatatt comes from Salvia miltiorrhiza cultivar Shanhuang (shh) chromosome 3, IMPLAD_Smil_shh, whole genome shotgun sequence and encodes:
- the LOC131017926 gene encoding uncharacterized protein LOC131017926 isoform X2; translated protein: MEGAPRGRGRGRGRGRGRGRGFVPEEPIPQVAPNRTAEEKFRKEKPPTFDGLGEPADAEKWVRAIERIFNYIRCDDEDKVACATYQLVDEADFWWESVRRTMTDEQWENFTWEEFKAELYEKYIPGCYRQKKQNEFWNLRQKTGTVTEYDRAFNQLSRYAPTLVDSDEKRAEKFRNGLRHEIAISLASQGGLTYAQTLSRALTIESLLPREKGKSPEQFGFVPSQDGSKGKRKWNEGTGGNIGNGKKPWTANQNQNQHQNPQPQAIVQTPCPKCQKLHPGECLKGMNVCYNCGEAGHYVSTCPKKGGGAPQQQNPGNQQRQNQGPRGNQNQPRYARAYALNQHRAAGDHGNLAG
- the LOC131017926 gene encoding uncharacterized protein LOC131017926 isoform X1 — encoded protein: MEGAPRGRGRGRGRGRGRGRGFVPEEPIPQVAPNRTAEEKFRKEKPPTFDGLGEPADAEKWVRAIERIFNYIRCDDEDKVACATYQLVDEADFWWESVRRTMTDEQWENFTWEEFKAELYEKYIPGCYRQKKQNEFWNLRQKTGTVTEYDRAFNQLSRYAPTLVDSDEKRAEKFRNGLRHEIAISLASQGGLTYAQTLSRALTIESLLPREKGKSPEQFGFVPSQDGSKGKRKWNEGTGGNIGNGKKPWTANQNQNQHQNPQPQAIVQTPCPKCQKLHPGECLKGMNVCYNCGEAGHYVSTCPKKGGGAPQQQNPGNQQRQNQGPRGNQNQPRYARAYALNQHRAAGDHGNLAGFVDRED